The following coding sequences lie in one Vanacampus margaritifer isolate UIUO_Vmar chromosome 16, RoL_Vmar_1.0, whole genome shotgun sequence genomic window:
- the sptbn4a gene encoding spectrin beta chain, non-erythrocytic 4 isoform X2 — MLMARDTARDEAQKLHRKWLKHQAFMAELARNKEWLAKIEQEGQGLIQEKPELRTVVQQKLEEIRECWSDLETTTKAKARQLFENNKPEPAVKSYSDLDNQLSHLEQQPLQLEQAHHLPTFNEQLQKFQAMESQFGDIYKDVEELGSLQGVCLPQRGLMTSESGEQASMVETRIVRLIEPLKERRRILLASKEMHQVAQDLEDEMLWIQERLPQASCKEYGNNLQNVQQHAKKNQTLQRDLAGRQARVEEVLDRAGIIASLRTPEVEFVREGAGHVRQLWEVLQLELERRSVMLDAALQAQQYYSEAAKVESWLSGQKLQQANDEKGTDEASTLQLLKTHLALEQTVETYAETVGMLSQQCQQLLELGHPESEQITRQQSHIDRLYVSLKDMVEHRKIKLEQQYWLYQLNKDVEELEKWITERETVASSTDLGQDLEHVTELQEEFTKFASETKNIGQQRMEQVNKMVNEMIDCGHSDAATIAEWKDGLNESWADLLELMETRRQMLAASNQLHKFFTDCKEVLAQIAGKTKQLPEVRACQANITNPATLQRLMHSYEHALQLLVTQVRQLQENAAQLRTIYAGEKAEAIMVKEHEVMEAWKVLLSSCEASRVQVTSVTDKVQFFSVVRENLMWMEGIMGQIGWDEPRDLTALEVMMKQHHELKVKIDGRSKTIQQCADLGKILIAAGNPASEEIKEKLDALLAKQKNLVEKWDKHQERLQRKHERFQFAQETVRAEAWLKAKEPPITSKQPDGGQTQAQSDEVEQLILRHEAFRKAAVTWKERFSSLRQFSAAEKKKEEDKKTPLSSRRMFPLSCLTPSGTTFSSTPSFTRQMIHVQIEPTSLQTSAEPSVTPATQRLSSSLASYNPVINGSTYHGLEPQCSGKFVSPSYLGINHQAIGGGSDSAFSVLSSHCGGQDTSTYPGMTNPTTDSVESSGYFGLSAGCVSGTGYAMQSHPSSGRLGSSGNLAQEQTSGAMGSSGFLQHQNIGSSGYLTQPNMGSSGYLTQPQNMGSSGYLGQQPNLGSSGYLAPQPNLGSSGYLAQNYHGSGGMGSSGYLAQNHYSSGSLGSSGYLAPSGGIMDPKMAYAWQHLKADFMQPGINHIHKAVNPLLEASRVQREQYGDIPMADMMGPESGLDLLHGRLQRDPRGSRSDPQMDHLRREREYKLGRQTSSEQEIQARLNELPMIVRQERYRRRLERQSSSEQEGSGKQRLQRQDSSDLEGSVKDGSDKRSGEKRSTMAEIVEQVQEREAAHARGEPYRPPSSLSAPVTRFDGRPRARDRPKPRRRPRPKEPEETRRSRSAPATGAPTTPQPPSHAAHNEGFLYRKKATSSDLEAQQRSPTSSFFTTTDQNRVCITADAAAIRLSISRSILPSLINKTPRYLNSSTWGRISPRPREGCEPLQ; from the exons GAGGGCCAGGGACTGATCCAGGAGAAGCCAGAGCTTCGCACAGTTGTGCAGCAGAAGCTAGAAGAAATCCGGGAGTGCTGGTCTGACTTGGAGACCACAACCAAGGCCAAGGCTCGCCAGCTCTTTGAAAACAACAAGCCAGAACCAGCAGTGAAAAGCTACTCAGACCTTGACAACCAGCTCTCTCACTTGGAGCAGCAGCCCCTCCAACTGGAGCAGGCACATCATTTGCCTACATTCAATGAGCAGCTCCAAAAATTCCAG GCTATGGAGTCCCAGTTCGGGGACATTTACAAGGATGTAGAGGAACTGGGTAGCTTGCAGGGGGTTTGCCTTCCCCAGCGAGGTCTGATGACAAGTGAGAGTGGTGAGCAAGCAAGCATGGTGGAGACCCGCATTGTTCGCCTCATTGAACCCCTGAAGGAGAGGCGTCGCATCCTGCTGGCTTCCAAAGAGATGCACCAAGTCGCTCAAGACCTGGAAGATGAGATG cTGTGGATTCAAGAGAGGCTTCCCCAGGCATCATGTAAAGAATATGGAAATAATCTCCAGAATGTGCAGCAGCATGCAAAAAAGAACCAG ACTCTCCAGAGGGACCTGGCAGGGCGGCAGGCTCGTGTTGAGGAAGTTCTGGACAGGGCGGGAATTATCGCATCACTACGCACTCCTGAAGTGGAGTTTGTGCGTGAAGGGGCCGGCCATGTACGGCAGCTGTGGGAGGTATTGCAGTTGGAGCTGGAAAGGAGATCTGTGATGCTGGATGCAGCGCTGCAGGCTCAACAATACTACAGCGAGGCGGCCAAAGTGGAGTCCTGGTTGTCAGGTCAGAAGCTCCAGCAGGCTAATGACGAAAAAGGCACG GATGAGGCGAGCACCCTGCAACTACTGAAGACTCACTTGGCTCTGGAGCAAACAGTGGAAACATATGCAGAGACTGTGGGCATGCTGTCCCAGCAATGCCAGCAGCTGCTAGAACTTGGACACCCAGAGAG tgAGCAAATAACCAGGCAGCAGTCCCACATAGACAGACTGTATGTGTCTTTGAAAGATATGGTGGAGCACAGAAAGATCAAGCTGGAGCAGCAGTACTGGCTTTATCAGCTCAATAAGGATGTTGAGGAATTAGAGAAATGGATCACTGAACGTGAAACTGTGGCAAGTTCGACTGATCTTGGCCAAGACCTGGAGCATGTGACG GAGCTTCAAGAAGAGTTCACCAAATTTGCctcagaaacaaaaaatattggccAGCAGCGGATGGAGCAGGTGAATAAAATGGTGAATGAAATGATCGACTGTGGTCATTCGGATGCAGCCACCATTGCTGAGTGGAAGGATGGACTGAACGAGTCCTGGGCCGACCTCCTGGAATTGATGGAGACTCGCAGACAGATGCTGGCAGCATCTAATCAGCTCCACAAGTTCTTCACTGACTGCAAAGAG GTTTTGGCCCAGATCGCAGGAAAGACAAAGCAGCTGCCAGAAGTGAGGGCTTGCCAAGCCAACATCACCAATCCAGCTACCCTGCAGAGACTTATGCACTCTTATGAGCATGCCCTTCAACTGTTAGTTACACAG GTACGACAGCTACAGGAGAATGCTGCACAGCTGCGTACTATTTATGCCGGCGAGAAGGCTGAAGCCATTATGGTAAAAGAGCATGAAGTGATGGAAGCTTGGAAGGTGCTGTTGAGCTCTTGTGAGGCCAGTCGTGTCCAGGTCACCTCAGTGACAGACAAGGTGCAGTTCTTCTCAGTAGTCCGTGAAAATCTCATGTGGATGGAAGGCATTATGGGCCAGATTGGATGGGACGAGCCCAG ggatTTGACTGCATTGGAGGTCATGATGAAACAACACCATGAGCTGAAAGTCAAAATAGATGGTCGCAGCAAAACCATCCAGCAGTGTGCAGATCTCGGCAAAATTCTTATAGCTGCTGGCAACCCTGCATCAGAGGAG attaaagaaaaattggatgCCCTTCTGGCCAAGCAGAAGAATCTTGTTGAGAAATGGGACAAACACCAGGAACGGTTGCAGCGCA AGCATGAGAGATTCCAGTTTGCCCAGGAGACCGTGAGGGCAGAAGCCTGGCTGAAGGCCAAGGAGCCACCAATCACCTCCAAACAGCCAGATGGGGGACAGACCCAGGCCCAAAGTGATGAGGTTGAGCAGCTCATCCTTCGCCATGAAGCCTTCCGCAAGGCTGCTGTAACCTGGAAAGAACGCTTCAGCTCTCTCCGCCAGTTTTCTGCA gctgagaagaaaaaagaggaagacAAAAAGACGCCACTGTCCAGTCGAAGGATGTTCCCATTATCTTGTCTGACTCCGAGTGGTACCACATTCAGTTCAACTCCCTCTTTCACAAGGCAGATGATACACGTCCAAATAGAACCCACATCCTTACAGACAAGCGCGGAACCATCTGTCACTCCGGCTACCCAGAGATTGTCCTCATCGCTTGCCAGCTACAACCCCGTCATAAATGGATCAACCTATCACGGGCTGGAGCCACAATGTAGTGGAAAGTTTGTAAGCCCCTCGTATCTTGGGATAAACCACCAGGCCATTGGAGGTGGGAGTGACTCTGCTTTTTCAGTGCTATCTTCCCACTGTGGAGGACAGGACACTTCTACTTACCCTGGGATGACCAATCCAACAACTGATAGTGTGGAGAGCTCTGGGTACTTTGGACTGTCTGCGGGTTGCGTGAGCGGCACTGGCTATGCCATGCAAAGCCATCCAAGCAGTGGCAGGTTAGGAAGTTCGGGTAACCTGGCTCAGGAGCAAACCAGTGGTGCAATGGGAAGCTCTGGGTTTCTTCAGCATCAGAATATTGGAAGTTCTGGATATTTGACACAACCAAATATGGGAAGCTCCGGTTACTTGACACAACCTCAAAATATGGGGAGTTCAGGATATTTGGGACAGCAGCCCAATTTAGGGAGTTCCGGATATTTGGCCCCACAGCCAAATTTGGGGAGTTCAGGATATCTAGCTCAGAATTATCATGGCAGTGGAGGAATGGGTAGCTCTGGCTATCTCGCACAAAATCATTACAGCAGTGGAAGTCTTGGCAGTTCGGGTTACCTGGCGCCTAGTGGTGGTATCATGGACCCAAAAATGGCTTATGCATGGCAACACTTGAAAGCTGACTTCATGCAACCCGGGATCAATCACATCCACAAGGCTGTAAACCCCCTTTTAGAGGCCAGTAGAGTACAGCGGGAACAGTATGGCGACATCCCGATGGCAGACATGATGGGCCCAGAATCAGGACTGGACCTACTCCATGGCCGTCTCCAGAGGGATCCTCGGGGCAGCCGCTCAGACCCTCAGATGGACCACCTGAGACGAGAGAGGGAGTACAAACTGGGTCGACAAACTTCCAGCGAACAGGAGATCCAAGCTAGGCTGAATGAGCTTCCGATGATTGTGCGTCAGGAGCGGTATCGGAGACGTTTGGAGAGGCAGTCATCCAGTGAACAGGAGGGGAGTGGCAAGCAGAGGCTGCAACGACAAGACTCGAGTGACCTGGAGGGCTCTGTTAAAGATGGCTCTGACAAACGCTCAGG GGAAAAGAGATCTACTATGGCAGAGATTGTAGAACAAGTCCAGGAGAGAGAAGCAGCCCAT GCCAGAGGAGAGCCGTATCGGCCTCCAAGCAGCCTCTCAGCTCCAGTGACACGTTTTGATGGTCGCCCTCGTGCTCGAGACCGACCCAAACCGAGGAGGAGGCCCCGTCCGAAGGAACCCGAGGAAACTCGCCGCTCTCGATCGGCTCCAGCTACCGGCGCCCCGACCACGCCCCAGCCACCATCACACGCAGCACACAATGAAGGATTCCTGTATCGCAAAAAAGCCACCAGTTCTGATCTTGAAGCTCAGCAGAGAAGCCCCACCAG ctccttcttcaccacaacggaccaaaacagagtctgcatcactgcagacgctgcagcGATCCGcttgtcgatctcccgctccatcctgccctcgctcataaacaagaccccaagatacttgaactcctccacttggggcaggatctctcCCCGACCCAGAGAGG gttgcgaaccgctccagtga
- the sptbn4a gene encoding spectrin beta chain, non-erythrocytic 4 isoform X3, giving the protein MLMARDTARDEAQKLHRKWLKHQAFMAELARNKEWLAKIEQEGQGLIQEKPELRTVVQQKLEEIRECWSDLETTTKAKARQLFENNKPEPAVKSYSDLDNQLSHLEQQPLQLEQAHHLPTFNEQLQKFQAMESQFGDIYKDVEELGSLQGVCLPQRGLMTSESGEQASMVETRIVRLIEPLKERRRILLASKEMHQVAQDLEDEMLWIQERLPQASCKEYGNNLQNVQQHAKKNQTLQRDLAGRQARVEEVLDRAGIIASLRTPEVEFVREGAGHVRQLWEVLQLELERRSVMLDAALQAQQYYSEAAKVESWLSGQKLQQANDEKGTDEASTLQLLKTHLALEQTVETYAETVGMLSQQCQQLLELGHPESEQITRQQSHIDRLYVSLKDMVEHRKIKLEQQYWLYQLNKDVEELEKWITERETVASSTDLGQDLEHVTELQEEFTKFASETKNIGQQRMEQVNKMVNEMIDCGHSDAATIAEWKDGLNESWADLLELMETRRQMLAASNQLHKFFTDCKEVLAQIAGKTKQLPEVRACQANITNPATLQRLMHSYEHALQLLVTQVRQLQENAAQLRTIYAGEKAEAIMVKEHEVMEAWKVLLSSCEASRVQVTSVTDKVQFFSVVRENLMWMEGIMGQIGWDEPR; this is encoded by the exons GAGGGCCAGGGACTGATCCAGGAGAAGCCAGAGCTTCGCACAGTTGTGCAGCAGAAGCTAGAAGAAATCCGGGAGTGCTGGTCTGACTTGGAGACCACAACCAAGGCCAAGGCTCGCCAGCTCTTTGAAAACAACAAGCCAGAACCAGCAGTGAAAAGCTACTCAGACCTTGACAACCAGCTCTCTCACTTGGAGCAGCAGCCCCTCCAACTGGAGCAGGCACATCATTTGCCTACATTCAATGAGCAGCTCCAAAAATTCCAG GCTATGGAGTCCCAGTTCGGGGACATTTACAAGGATGTAGAGGAACTGGGTAGCTTGCAGGGGGTTTGCCTTCCCCAGCGAGGTCTGATGACAAGTGAGAGTGGTGAGCAAGCAAGCATGGTGGAGACCCGCATTGTTCGCCTCATTGAACCCCTGAAGGAGAGGCGTCGCATCCTGCTGGCTTCCAAAGAGATGCACCAAGTCGCTCAAGACCTGGAAGATGAGATG cTGTGGATTCAAGAGAGGCTTCCCCAGGCATCATGTAAAGAATATGGAAATAATCTCCAGAATGTGCAGCAGCATGCAAAAAAGAACCAG ACTCTCCAGAGGGACCTGGCAGGGCGGCAGGCTCGTGTTGAGGAAGTTCTGGACAGGGCGGGAATTATCGCATCACTACGCACTCCTGAAGTGGAGTTTGTGCGTGAAGGGGCCGGCCATGTACGGCAGCTGTGGGAGGTATTGCAGTTGGAGCTGGAAAGGAGATCTGTGATGCTGGATGCAGCGCTGCAGGCTCAACAATACTACAGCGAGGCGGCCAAAGTGGAGTCCTGGTTGTCAGGTCAGAAGCTCCAGCAGGCTAATGACGAAAAAGGCACG GATGAGGCGAGCACCCTGCAACTACTGAAGACTCACTTGGCTCTGGAGCAAACAGTGGAAACATATGCAGAGACTGTGGGCATGCTGTCCCAGCAATGCCAGCAGCTGCTAGAACTTGGACACCCAGAGAG tgAGCAAATAACCAGGCAGCAGTCCCACATAGACAGACTGTATGTGTCTTTGAAAGATATGGTGGAGCACAGAAAGATCAAGCTGGAGCAGCAGTACTGGCTTTATCAGCTCAATAAGGATGTTGAGGAATTAGAGAAATGGATCACTGAACGTGAAACTGTGGCAAGTTCGACTGATCTTGGCCAAGACCTGGAGCATGTGACG GAGCTTCAAGAAGAGTTCACCAAATTTGCctcagaaacaaaaaatattggccAGCAGCGGATGGAGCAGGTGAATAAAATGGTGAATGAAATGATCGACTGTGGTCATTCGGATGCAGCCACCATTGCTGAGTGGAAGGATGGACTGAACGAGTCCTGGGCCGACCTCCTGGAATTGATGGAGACTCGCAGACAGATGCTGGCAGCATCTAATCAGCTCCACAAGTTCTTCACTGACTGCAAAGAG GTTTTGGCCCAGATCGCAGGAAAGACAAAGCAGCTGCCAGAAGTGAGGGCTTGCCAAGCCAACATCACCAATCCAGCTACCCTGCAGAGACTTATGCACTCTTATGAGCATGCCCTTCAACTGTTAGTTACACAG GTACGACAGCTACAGGAGAATGCTGCACAGCTGCGTACTATTTATGCCGGCGAGAAGGCTGAAGCCATTATGGTAAAAGAGCATGAAGTGATGGAAGCTTGGAAGGTGCTGTTGAGCTCTTGTGAGGCCAGTCGTGTCCAGGTCACCTCAGTGACAGACAAGGTGCAGTTCTTCTCAGTAGTCCGTGAAAATCTCATGTGGATGGAAGGCATTATGGGCCAGATTGGATGGGACGAGCCCAGGTAA